One genomic segment of Clavelina lepadiformis chromosome 3, kaClaLepa1.1, whole genome shotgun sequence includes these proteins:
- the LOC143450721 gene encoding dihydrolipoyl dehydrogenase, mitochondrial-like — MLRLGTRVINNCLRTSKTFRSACCYSNGATHDADLVVIGSGPGGYVAAIKAAQLGLKTVCVEKGSTLGGTCLNVGCIPSKALLNNSHYYYMAAGKDFASRGIDTQVTLNLPNMMKQKNNAVTALTSGIAGLFKANKVTRVEGHGTIQSPNQVVASRSDGSKEIINTKHILIATGSEVTPFPGIDIDEEKIISSTGALSLTEVPKRMIVIGAGVIGVELGSVWSRLGSEVTAVEFLGHVGGMGIDMDVSKTFQRVLQKQGLKFKLNTKVTSAAKTSAGIQVNVESAKGGKAETLECDVLLVCIGRRPFTSDLGLKNVGIELEPRGTISVNKRFQTSCPSVYAVGDVIKGPMLAHKAEDEGIICVEGLTGAPVHIDYNCVPSVIYTHPEVGWVGKSEENLKEENVSYKVGKFPFSANSRAKTNADVDGFVKILSDKETDKMLGAHIIGAAAGEMINEAVLAMEYGASAEDVARVCHAHPTLSEAFREANLMAYCGKPINNI; from the exons AATTGCCTGCGGACAAGCAAAACATTTCGATCAGCCTGTTGCTATAGCAACGGCGCCACCCATGATGCTGATCTTGTTGTGATTGGTTCAGGCCCTGGTGGTTATGTTGCCGCCATTAAAGCTGCTCAACTCGGCTTAAAA ACAGTCTGTGTAGAGAAGGGTTCCACACTTGGTGGCACCTGTCTCAATGTTGGCTGCATTCCGTCTAAAGCACTTCTAAATAATTCTCACTACTACTACATGGCGGCAGGAAAAGATTTTGCATCACGAGGCATTGATA CGCAAGTGACACTCAACCTCCCGAACATGATGAAACAGAAGAACAACGCCGTCACTGCCCTGACGTCGGGAATCGCTGGAttatttaaagcaaacaaagtCACAAGGGTCGAAGGTCACGGAACTATACAAAGTCCAAACCAG GTTGTGGCCAGCCGGTCAGATGGCAGTAAAGAAATCATTAACACAAAACACATCCTCATCGCCACGGGGTCAGAGGTCACACCATTTCCGGGAATTGAT ATTGATGAAGAGAAAATCATCTCAAGCACTGGGGCTCTCTCCTTGACGGAAGTGCCGAAAAGGATGATTGTGATCGGGGCCGGGGTAATTGGGGTCGAATTGGGCTCTGTGTGGTCAAGATTGGGGTCAGAGGTCACAGCTGTTGAATTTTTAGGCCATGTTGGTGGCATGGGCATTGATATGGACGTAtc GAAAACCTTCCAAAGAGTTTTGCAAAAGCAAGGCTTAAAATTCAAGCTCAACACAAAAGTTACGTCGGCTGCGAAGACCAGTGCTGGTATACAAGTAAA CGTCGAATCAGCTAAAGGTGGGAAGGCCGAGACACTAGAGTGCGATGTTCTGCTTGTCTGCATCGGACGACGACCATTCACGAGTGATCTCGGCTTGAAGAACGTTGGAATTGAACTTGAACCACGAGGAACGATATCTGTCAACAAGAGGTTCCAAACCTCATGTCCAAG CGTCTATGCTGTTGGTGATGTCATAAAGGGCCCTATGTTAGCTCATAAAGCTGAAGATGAAGGCATAATCTGCGTGGAAGGGTTGACTGGAGCTCCAGTGCATATCGACTATAACTGTGTTCCATCTGTGATCTACACACACCCTGAGGTGGGCTGGGTCGGGAAGTCTGAGGAAAATCTAAAAGAGGAGAATGTCTCGTACAAAGTTGGAAAATTTCCTTTTTCAGCGAACAGCAGAGCAAAAACAAATG CTGATGTTGACGGCTTTGTCAAAATTCTAAGTGACAAGGAGACAGATAAGATGTTGGGAGCCCACATAATAGGCGCCGCAGCAGGAGAGATGATCAATGAGGCGGTGCTTGCCATGGAGTACGGAGCATCAGCGGAAGATGTTGCACGAGTCTGCCACGCACACCCG ACGCTTTCTGAAGCGTTCCGTGAAGCAAACCTGATGGCATATTGTGGGAAACCCATCAACAATATATAA
- the LOC143450720 gene encoding interleukin-1 receptor-associated kinase 4-like: MASARTSSESTWGMFPCSSRKYIDEIPPDQRANLCTEIDYTIHKNEGYWQKLIGRLGFDETRSKKFRLSFEMHGSPTDNLLRDCSYRMLRIRHLYKILMEIGLVHVAEEYLSEYDTEETLPPCPVPSHTSPSSNFGPQQRANSTAPFGQGLNKDIQKKGVSWMAIDTYHFSFEEIKKGTNNFSSNVELGAGAFGKVYKVVLNNTLFACKVLKIDNENPLTTSIIETHRQHDDLRNELNYLAEYRHPNVIALYGWSLDGPDPCLIYDYMKNGSLQDRLQCLNGSKPMQWDIRMKVSCGAARGLQFLHTMKSKPLIHGDIKTANILLDHSYTAKLGDFGLAREMPRNATTGSYIRLGNEHTPGTLGYLANEYITTKKLSVQVDTYAFGVVLLELHTGRRAYDRNKDTPLLRDYLHNIADEAEDIGEERSNEMLMELIDPQIAKLPPEIALRFVKLSLSCCHEKRKERPKMADTLSILEQINRSLSTSCGKELDDFLPLLTDGGSTQSMGIPLRSLESGYPNYNDPSLSDLRSLRRGPVESVDHSLLAGSIPSQTSGKSRKSSTVSLERQFEQIRLNRPSSSDESDSQGRSSTETTYSGFYVTGMQGGATCDMGFQLPQYGYYPSPFISGGAVVHHPSQYQTPANVRAPYNPHGDRNSVPPNEDNDLYGAGPYSCPAQHSKRTNVENPYNLDLSRTQKPSCTCNATQLPALPSPLQTSPWVGQIECVPDTFTSIDLDGKQKPGQLGEGQSVRGRDLSIAADMAGPSSERGHDPIDSRPMVPQAGSFHFQNSNPPLSITPAKESLIEKLKENSSYTQIFGRSQRQPTEGVYDNAEP, from the exons ttgGTCGTCTCGGATTTGATGAAACTCGCAGCAAAAAATTTCGTCTTTCATTTGAGATGCACGGAAGCCCCACCGACAACCTGCTCCGAGATTGCTCGTACAGAATGCTCAGGATCCGGCATCTTTATAAGATTCTCATGGAGATTGGTCTGGTCCATGTAGCAGAGGAGTATCTCAGTGAATATG ATACTGAAGAGACTCTTCCACCTTGCCCTGTACCCTCCCACACAAGTCCAAGCAGTAATTTTGGACCTCAACAAAG GGCCAACAGCACTGCTCCATTTGGACAGGGTTTGAACAAAGACATTCAAAAGAAAG GTGTGTCGTGGATGGCCATAGACACCTATCACTTTTCTTTTGAAGAGATTAAAAAGGGAACCAACAATTTTAGCTCAAACGTGGAACTCGGGGCTGGAGCATTTGGGAAAGTTTACAAAGTTGTTCTAAACAACACTCTCTTTGCttgcaaagttttgaaaatt GATAACGAGAACCCTCTGACAACCTCGATCATTGAGACCCATCGGCAGCACGACGACCTCCGAAACGAATTGAATTATCTGGCAGAGTACCGACACCCGAATGTTATCGCCCTTTATGGCTGGTCCCTGGATGGACCAGACCCCTGTCTTATCTATGATTACATGAAGAATGGATCCCTACAGGACCGACTGCAGTGCTTG AATGGTTCGAAGCCAATGCAGTGGGATATCCGCATGAAAGTGTCGTGCGGTGCTGCAAGAGGTTTGCAATTCCTCCACACAATGAAGTCAAAACCGCTAATCCACGGAGACATCAAAAC GGCAAACATTCTACTTGATCATAGCTACACTGCCAAGCTCGGTGACTTTGGACTAGCACGGGAGATGCCACGCAACGCGACAACTGGCAGTTACATACGGCTCGGCAACGAGCACACCCCCGGCACACTTGGCTACCTCGCCAATGAATACATCACCACCAAGAAGCTTTCTGTGCAG GTTGACACGTACGCGTTTGGAGTGGTCTTACTCGAGCTACACACTGGGCGCAGAGCGTACGACAGGAACAAGGACACGCCATTATTG CGGGATTACCTCCACAACATCGCCGATGAAGCAGAAGATATCGGTGAGGAGCGAAGCAATGAGATGTTGATGGAGCTCATTGACCCCCAG ATCGCGAAACTTCCTCCGGAGATTGCTCTGAGGTTTGTAAAGCTTTCACTCTCCTGTTGTCACGAGAAGAGGAAAGAACGACCAAAGATGGCGGACACGCTCTCCATCCTGGAGCAGATCAACAGATCTTTGTCAACCTCTTGTGGGAAGGAGCTGGATGACTTCCTTCCACTGCTGACAG ATGGCGGAAGTACTCAAAGTATGGGAATTCCCCTTCGTTCATTGGAGTCCGGCTACCCCAATTACAACGACCCCTCTTTGTCGGACCTGCGCAGTCTCAGACGGGGCCCAGTGGAGTCGGTTGATCATTCCTTGTTGGCTGGAAGT ATTCCAAGTCAAACCTCTGGCAAGTCAAGGAAGTCGTCAACAGTGTCGCTAGAGCGCCAGTTTGAGCAGATACGTCTGAACCGGCCTTCTTCCAGTGACGAGTCAGACAGCCAGGGTCGTTCCTCAACAGAGACCACATACAGTGGCTTTTATGTAACTGGCATGCAGGGAGGTGCCACGTGTGACATGGGGTTCCAGCTACCCCAGTATGGGTATTACCCTTCTCCTTTTATTAGTGGCGGAGCTGTAGTTCACCACCCGTCCCAGTATCAAACCCCCGCCAATGTGAGAGCCCCGTATAACCCACATGGTGATAGGAATTCAGTCCCACCCAACGAAGACAATGATTTGTACGGTGCTGGTCCCTACAGTTGCCCTGCGCAGCACAGCAAGCGCACCAACGTCGAAAACCCGTACAACTTGGACCTGAGTCGAACCCAGAAGCCGTCCTGCACATGCAACGCCACCCAACTACCCGCCCTGCCGTCTCCGCTGCAGACTTCTCCGTGGGTGGGACAGATCGAATGTGTCCCGGACACCTTCACCAGCATAGACCTGGATGGAAAGCAGAAACCTGGTCAGCTGGGCGAGGGTCAAAGTGTGAGAGGTCGTGACCTTTCCATAGCGGCAGATATGGCCGGACCTTCCAGTGAGAGAGGTCACGACCCCATTGACAGTAGACCCATGGTGCCCCAAGCTGGGTCGTTCCACTTTCAGAATAGCAACCCTCCGTTAAGCATCACCCCAGCAAAGGAGTCCCTGATAGAGAAGTTGAAAGAGAACTCGAGTTACACTCAGATATTCGGCAGGAGCCAGAGACAACCCACAGAGGGCGTTTATGACAATGCAGAGCCATGA